A genomic window from Triticum urartu cultivar G1812 chromosome 7, Tu2.1, whole genome shotgun sequence includes:
- the LOC125525006 gene encoding LOW QUALITY PROTEIN: ubiquitin carboxyl-terminal hydrolase 16-like (The sequence of the model RefSeq protein was modified relative to this genomic sequence to represent the inferred CDS: inserted 1 base in 1 codon), with product MVEEKRERAEEVSDSPQKSPRLDPLAAAVAGPECSDAPASPTESSDEWPSSGESEAGTSSDSTGDGGRCEHIRLDRELLDMHVYYLTEQRAVLRTCHLXCKTTCKGNEGMMKCIDCSRFFCSGWPVNRESPQEHALWHAGENTHWVAQWCDEPNLGYCFLCARGMRLSDRSEDDYAVAARNKKDQQGLGDSVAKDGCETGGKNPQNPENLDLPASKSPVLLSESPSTGEAEETSDCTYDIGSCEHLFKDREELDDMVLDIKTAEKLPECEHFLCTTTCTWRGAAARFMVCTECTSTFCTGEKGGMENPQGHARLHATRDYHWVALWYDEPYKGYCFECGHVLKLGQDKLSDDEWAALARNKRVERAMLASNGWDVWGMVRESYAKDLWAIVTGNDSSGYANGNGCVIRGLPNLGNTCYMNALLQCLLALGELRTTILGPGARLGSIGLHLKQLFVETSSTNDARHALDPEMLLECMRVFNPQFKGSYMQDSQEFLTSLRTALEEETKNLNKFHGGAEFRPIGNSIFGGWLRQTLYCISCSTKSVLDLQFEELQLALPSKDCPARSVMLPPMARSGGSPTKTRKALFQQTDMTDGEKIQTIAEGCDSQFPGSEFGDEAMEKIPKPSQVDSTKVEDVAHGRLQTQKNDVPREIIEVPIKALDFIPNLFDDTEGMDESIVDPHSPKDTGPPPLVDIEAKENTYSVEPTTEDKGRAQSSDITDDEAVHMNSVASLEDCLTLLCYCPMGWKCGNCSKVVELPRTNGSENGEPMIASTNANPTVEGDQTELSDRKTCPSERSNDLNSLSVECTSPSRQPHGSDAHHQVILSENRVCEEITSGMSYDEKNSASCCTTNRKPESQEGVQEAAPSSFPTHKQTDLLSTQGNQDTSKGTGKQVKLDDHSAQQAEENQSEQKHGTGGFQIQLVTKLPPVLTIQLKRFTNALSKTRGHVSFKEILHVEPFMDPSSEDKGNSSYRLVGVIVHHGHALNVGHYVAYVRAGRKEQSSGSSLWVCATDRDIKEVPLEEVLGCEAYMLFYERMDDRGISGSLPTN from the exons ATGGTAGAggagaagagggagagggcgGAGGAGGTGTCCGACAGCCCGCAGAAATCTCCGCGCCTGGACCCGCTGGCTGCGGCCGTGGCAGGTCCTGAATGCAGCGACGCGCCTGCGTCTCCGACGGAGTCGAGCGACGAGTGGCCATCGTCCGGGGAATCGGAAGCGGGGACCAGCAGCGACAGTACCGGCGACGGCGGGCGGTGCGAGCACATACGCTTGGACCGCGAACTCCTGGATATGCACGTGTATTATCTCACGGAGCAGCGGGCGGTGCTCCGGACGTGCCATC AGTGCAAGACGACCTGCAAGGGCAACGAAGGGATGATGAAGTGCATAGACTGCTCCAGATTCTTCTGCTCTGGGTGGCCGGTGAACAGGGAAAGTCCGCAGGAACATGCCCTCTGGCACGCCGGCGAGAACACGCATTGGGTTGCTCAGTGGTGCGATGAACCGAATTTGGGATACTGCTTCTTGTGTGCGCGCGGTATGAGGCTCAGTGACCGGAGCGAAGATGACTATGCAGTGGCGGCCAGAAACAAAAAGGATCAGCAAGGACTGGGGGATAGCGTTGCAAAGGATGGGTGCGAGACGGGGGGCAAGAACCCGCAGAACCCTGAGAACCTGGACCTGCCTGCGTCCAAGTCACCTGTGTTGTTGAGCGAGTCGCCATCGACGGGGGAAGCGGAGGAGACCAGCGACTGCACATACGACATTGGGTCGTGCGAGCACTTGTTCAAGGACAGGGAGGAGCTGGATGATATGGTGCTTGATATCAAGACCGCCGAGAAGCTCCCAGAGTGCGAGCATTTCCTGTGCACGACCACCTGCACCTGGAGGGGAGCTGCTGCTAGGTTCATGGTGTGCACGGAGTGCACCTCTACTTTCTGCACCGGGGAGAAGGGGGGCATGGAAAATCCGCAGGGACACGCCCGCTTGCACGCCACCAGGGACTACCATTGGGTTGCTCTGTGGTACGATGAACCGTATAAGGGCTACTGCTTCGAGTGTGGGCACGTTCTGAAGCTCGGTCAGGACAAGCTGAGCGATGATGAGTGGGCAGCTCTGGCCAGAAATAAAAGGGTTGAGCGGGCAATGTTGGCCAGCAATGGATGGGATGTGTGGGGAATGGTGCGCGAGAGTTATGCAAAGGATTTGTGGGCAATAGTGACCGGCAATGATTCGTCTGGGTATGCTAATGGGAATGGCTGTGTTATCAGAGGGTTGCCGAATCTTGGAAACACATGCTACATGAATGCACTGCTTCAGTGCCTCCTTGCGCTCGGTGAGCTGAGGACAACGATTTTAGGACCGGGTGCTCGGCTGGGGAGCATTGGTCTGCACCTGAAGCAATTATTTGTGGAGACAAGCAGCACAAATGATGCCAGGCACGCGCTGGATCCAGAGATGCTATTGGAATGTATGCGGGTGTTCAATCCACAGTTCAAGGGCTCTTATATGCAGGACAGCCAAGAATTTCTTACATCTTTGCGCACTGCTTTGGAGGAGGAGACGAAGAACCTAAACAAATTTCATGGGGGTGCAGAGTTTCGTCCAATTGGCAATTCCATTTTCGGGGGCTGGCTGCGTCAGACCTTATACTGCATAAGTTGCTCAACTAAATCAGTTTTGGATCTGCAATTCGAGGAGCTCCAACTGGCACTGCCATCAAAGGATTGTCCAGCCAGAAGTGTTATGTTACCACCAATGGCCAGAAGCGGTGGATCTCCGACGAAGACTCGTAAGGCACTATTCCAACAAACCGACATGACTGATGGAGAAAAGATTCAAACAATTGCTGAAGGCTGTGATTCTCAGTTTCCTGGTTCTGAATTTGGAGATGAGGCCATGGAGAAAATACCCAAGCCTTCACAAGTTG ATTCTACTAAAGTGGAGGATGTTGCACACGGCCGTTTGCAGACTCAGAAGAATGATGTCCCACGAGAGATCATTGAAGTGCCAATAAAAGCTCTTGATTTCATTCCTAACTTGTTTGATGACACTGAAGGAATGGATGAATCAATAGTAGATCCTCACAGTCCAAAAGATACTGGTCCACCTCCACTTGTTGACATAGAAGCCAAGGAGAACACTTACTCAGTAGAACCTACTACAGAAGACAAGGGGAGAGCTCAAAGCAGTGATATTACTGATGATGAGGCAGTACATATGAACTCTGTTGCATCGCTCGAGGACTGCTTGACACTTCTTTGCTATTGTCCAATGGGATGGAAATGCGGTAACTGTTCCAAGGTTGTTGAGCTGCCGAGAACAAATGGAAGTGAAAATGGTGAACCGATGATAGCAAGTACCAATGCAAATCCAACAGTTGAAGGAGACCAGACTGAACTATCAGACAGGAAAACATGCCCAAGTGAGCGATCTAATGATTTGAATAGCTTGTCGGTAGAATGTACTTCTCCAAGTAGACAACCACATGGTTCAGATGCACATCATCAAGTTATTCTTTCTGAGAACAGAGTTTGTGAAGAAATCACTTCAGGGATGAGCTATGATGAAAAGAACTCGGCCTCTTGCTGCACTACCAATAGAAAACCTGAAAGTCAGGAAGGTGTTCAGGAAGCTGCACCTAGTTCCTTTCCAACTCATAAACAGACTGACCTGTTGAGTACCCAGGGTAATCAGGATACCAGCAAAGGCACTGGGAAGCAGGTAAAGCTGGATGATCATAGTGCACAACAAGCGGAAGAAAACCAAAGTGAGCAGAAACATGGGACTGGTGGTTTTCAAATACAATTGGTTACTAAGCTGCCACCTGTACTAACCATTCAACTGAAGAGATTCACCAATGCTCTTTCTAAAACGAGAGGACATGTGAGCTTTAAGGAGATTCTTCATGTAGAACCGTTCATGGACCCCAG TTCCGAGGACAAAGGTAACTCCAGCTATCGCCTAGTCGGTGTCATTGTGCACCATGGCCACGCCTTGAATGTAGGGCACTACGTTGCTTATGTGAGGGCAGGTCGCAAGGAGCAGAGCAGTGGTTCTTCCTTATGGGTTTGCGCAACCGATCGCGACATCAAGGAAGTTCCCCTAGAAGAAGTTCTCGGGTGTGAGGCGTACATGCTTTTCTATGAGAGGATGGATGACCGAGGCATATCTGGGAGCCTACCCACCAACTAA